The window GGTTAAGGAGCGAAAAAATGAGCTCGTTCGACCTCCTATTTCAAATGTTGATCAGGCTATTCTCGTTTTTTCTGCCGTTGAACCTGAATTTAGTACAACCTTACTAGACCGCTTTCTTGTTCTGATTGAATTTAATCATATCACTCCAATCATTTGTATTACAAAAATGGACTTGACGGACGTGGCTCAAAAGTCAAGCATCGCTCAATATGCTTCAGATTACCAAAAAGCAGGTTATACGGTTATTTTAACCTCATCCGAAACAGAGCTCGGGATAAAAGAACTCACGCCATTTTTAGAAGGTGGAATATCAGTTTTCGCTGGACAATCAGGCGTGGGAAAATCATCTTTGCTAAATGTGTTACGACCTGATTTAGATATATTAACTAATGAGATTTCAACACATCTTGGCAGAGGAAAACATACCACCAGACATGTCGAACTCATTAAAGTTGGAAATGGTCTCGTGGCAGATACACCAGGATTTAGTTCCTTGGAATTTACGGATATCGAAGCGGAACAGTTATCGCAATGTTTTCCGGAAATTGCTTTGGAAGGAGAGAAGTGCAAATATAGAGGATGCTTTCACTTGTCTGAACCAAAATGTGCAGTTAAAGCTGCCGTTTTACAAGAACAAATCCCGGAATACCGATTTAATCACTATAAAGATTTCTTGCAAGAGATAAAAGAGAGAAAGCCGAGGTATTAATATGGTAAAAATAGCACCTTCAATATTATCAGCTGATTTTTCAAAATTGGGAGAAGAGATTAAGGATGTAGAAATGGGGGGAGCTGATCTTATCCATGTTGATGTCATGGACGGGCATTTCGTTCCGAATATTACGATAGGACCTCTAATAGTTGAGGCTATTCGTCCTGTTACAAAGCTACCATTGGACGTCCATTTAATGATTGAAAATCCTGATCAATATATCGAAGCATTTGCAAAAGCAGGTGCAGATTACTTAACAGTCCATGTTGAGGCTTGTAAGCATCTTCACCGAACCATTTCTTACATTAAATCACTTGGTGTGAAAGCAGGAGTGGTCTTAAATCCAGCAACACCTGTTGAAATGATTCAACATATTATAGAGGATGTTGATATGGTCTTATTCATGACTGTAAATCCTGGTTTTGGTGGTCAAGCATTTATACCATCTGTCCTTGAAAAGGTTACCCACTTGAAAGAAATGGCAGAAGCAAAAAATCACCATCTTGAAATTGAAGTGGATGGCGGCGTTAATGAAGAAACGGCCAAGCTTTGCATTCAGGCTGGAGCAACTGTGCTTGTGGCAGGCTCTGCTGTCTATAACAAATCAGATAGAGGAAAAGCAATCGCTGCCTTAAGAGGATAATCGATAATCAAAGAGTCAGCAAAATGCTGACTCTTTTGACACTAAAAAATAATAATTTTTCAGGTGAGAAGCATGATAGTCAATATTGTTGGTGGTGGGCCTGCCGAACTCCTTCCCGATTTGCGTCAGTATGATCAAGAAAACTGCGTTTGGGTCGGTGTTGATAGAGGAGTTTCCATCTTGTTAGAAAAGGGAATTATCCCTGCTCTAGGTTTTGGTGATTTTGACTCTGTTTCGGAGGATGAATGGCGAGAAATAGAGCGGAAAGTAAAGGGTTTGAAAAAATTCCTCCCAGAAAAAGATGAACCTGATATGGAACTAGCTTTGAATTGGGGAATAGAACAAGGTGCAAGTGAAATTCGAATTTTTGGTGGAACAGGTGGGAGATTAGATCATTTCCTTGCTAACGTTCAACTTTTGCTTAAACCAATCATTCAAGCATCTCAGACGGTAGTGATGATTGTTGATCAAAAAAACCAATTGTTTTTGAAGCAGGAAGGGATTCATCCCATCCACCGAATGCCGAAAAAAAAATATATCTCGTTTATCCCGATAACGAATGTAGAAAATCTGTCACTTATCGGTTTCAAATATCCATTAACAAATCGACATATTCCTTTAGGTTCTACATTATGTATTAGTAATGAACTTAATAAGGATAGTGGTACTTTTTCGTTTACAAAAGGCATATTATTGGTGATAAGAAGTTGTGATTAAAATATCACCCTTGATAAAGTACTCATCTTTTTATATTGAATATGATGTTAAGGACTAATGGGAAACCGAGATGGATTGTTTTAGATGGTGAGGAGGGACAATAATATGAGATTTTATACGATTAAACTGCCGAAGTTTATTGGCGGGCTTGTCCGTGTAATGTTAGGGGCCTTTAAAAAAGGATAATGTCTTTTGAAAATCCTAGACAGACAACTATAGATTAAACTCACTGCACCCGATATGGGTGCTTCTTTATTTTTAGGCTGCGTTAAAGTCAACTGGCTCCTGGATGCTCCAATCCCCCCTTTCTTTTAATAGGTTTCCTTCCCACAAAACCTGTATAAAAACAACAATCTTTTTAGAAAAGAGCCAGGCTGTTCAATAGGTCTGTTGATTTCCGTTCCAGACGCTTCGCTTTCCGCGGGGCGGGCGGTGAGCCTCCTCGGCGCTAAAGCGCCTGCGGGGTCTCACCTGTCCCGCTGCTCCCGCAGGAGTCTTCGCGTCTTCCACTCCAATCAACTGGGCGGTTCCATTACAGACCTTCCACTTAACCAATAAATAATAAAAATAAGTGGTGAAATCAATGTTTAGCCAAAAGAGTCTGGCCAAAGTGAATATGTATTTGTGTCTATTGATGAAATAGTTTCAGACGAACACCATCTTCGCTTTATTGACAAATATATCGATTTTTCGTTTCTTCTTGAAAAGGTCCGTCCTTATTATAGCGATGATAACGGACGCCCTACTGATCCCCTTATTTTTTTAAAAATGATGTTTATTGGTTATCTTTTTGGCATTCGATCTGAACGTCAATTAGAAAGAGAAATAAGAACAAACGTCGCCTACCGCTGGTTTTTAGGTTTAATATTCAAGGATCCAGTTCTACATCACTCTACTATCAATGATTCCCAAAATCTAAGAGTCACGGAAAAATGGGAATCAAAGAGCGGCAATGATGCCCAAAATACGAAGCGTCAGGAAAAATGGGAATCAAAGAGCCGCAATGGTGCCCAAAATACGAAGCGTCAGGAAAAATGGGAATCAAAGAGCCGCAATGGTGCCCAAAATCAAAGAGTCGCGGAAAAACGGGAATCAAAGAGTCGCTATGATGCCCAAAATCCGAAGCGTCGTCCGAATGAGTGGCGTGTTCGGACAGCTTTGGTGATTCCAAGGAAGGTCATGCATAAATCCGAGGTTCCTAGGTAAAAATTTAAAATTTGTTCGAAAAACAACTTTCTTTGTGAAACCTGCCTTTAAAAAAGAAAAAATTGAGCAAAGCTTCGCAGACTCAAAAAATCTACACGGGATTCGTTACTGCCGGTTCCGGGGATTGAAGAATGTAAGTAAACATGCTCTCCTTACTGCAGCCTGACAAAACATAAAAAAATTGCAACAAATTTATCCAGGTTGGATAAGGTGAGTGCAATTCTTTAGGGTGATTTGCCCCATGTTAATTGGAGCGGAAAAGCAACAGGCCTGTTAGCATAGTCAATCTCATATTAAAATCGGTGTTTGATGTTCAAACAAAATGAAAAACTGCCGAGAAAATAACCTTTCTCGACAATCTGAATCTTTTTAGAAAAGAGCCTTATTTAAATTGTATTTATATATTTGATTGAAAATAAGATTAATCGGAAAATAAAAAGACACCCATAGGGTGCCTTCAAAGCTCCATTATACGCGTTCTACTTTACCAGACTTTAACGCTCTTGCTGAAACCCATACACGTTTAGGCTTTCCGTCAACAAGAATGCGTACCTTTTGAAGGTTAGCACCCCAGCTACGTTTTGTTGCGTTCATCGCGTGGGATCGTGCATTACCTGTAGTGGTTTTTTTACCAGTTACAACACATTTACGTGGCATGTTTCTTTCCCTCCTAACTACCGAAGCTTGAAACTATTTTTCATGCTTTTATTTAGAATCGCCAGACCTTAGTCAGACCATTAGAAAAACAAGCAGCGCATGTTCTTCAGACATAAAAAGATACTTTAATAATTTAACATACAACTTCTTGGAATGCAATACTTCTAGAAGAAGCTTTCAAGAAAAACTCCTTGACATAGTAGATGAAACATTGTTCATAATAAGACTGTGGAAGTATAACTTTAAAAATTGTACTGCTTATAGTAAAATGACTTTAGTTAAGGAGCAATTTCCAAAGGGGGAACGATTGATGTCTATTGAACTGAAAACAAAGTACGGGCAAATTGATATTTCTAATGATGTTGTTGCAACGATCGCTGGTGGTGCAGCAATTGACTGCTATGGTATCGTTGGTATGTCTTCAAAACAGCAATTAAAAGACGGTTTGACTGAAATTTTGCGTAAAGAAAATTTTACGCGCGGCGTTATCGTTCGCCAGGAAAAAGAAGAAGTACATATCGATATGTATATTATCGTTAGTTACGGTACTAAAATTTCCGAAGTTGCTCACAACGTACAATCAAAAGTTAAATACACATTGGATAAAACCGTGGGGCTTTCAGTTGACTCGGTTAATATTTATGTACAGGGTGTTCGTGTAACGAACCCGTAGTGAGGAGGAAAGTTTTGTGTCAATAAATTTACTTGATGGAAAACGTTTCGCAGAAATGATTATACAAGGTTCTAATCAATTGGCTGCCAATTCTAAATATGTCGATGCGTTGAACGTTTTCCCAGTTCCAGATGGAGACACTGGTACAAACATGAACTTGTCTATGACTTCCGGAGCTAAGGAAGTAAGAAATAACACACAAGAACATATCGGGAAAGTAGGAACTGCCCTTTCAAAGGGATTACTAATGGGTGCGCGAGGAAATTCTGGGGTTATTTTATCACAATTATTCCGTGGTTTTTCGAAGTCAATCGAGACTAAACTTGAAATTACGGGAAAGGAATTTGCTGCTGCACTTGAAGCGGGAGTAGAAACTGCTTATAAAGCTGTGATGAAGCCTGTTGAAGGAACCATTTTAACCGTTGCAAAGGATTCTGCTAAAAAAGCTGTCCAGATAGCAAAAAAACAAGATGACATTATTGTTATTATGGAAGAAGTCCTGAAAGAAGCACAAGCATCCTTAAATCGCACGCCTGATCTCCTCCCTGTGTTAAAAGAGGTTGGAGTCGTAGATAGTGGCGGACAAGGACTTGTTTTTGTTTATGAAGGATTCCTAGCAGAATTAAAAGGAGAGTCGCTTCCAGATTCACCTTCAGCCCAAATTAGTATGGTAGAACTAGTAAGCGCAGAGCATCATAAAAGTGTCCAAAGCCATATTCATACAGAAGATATTGAGTTTGGGTATTGTACAGAATTTATGGTGAAGCTTGACAACCAAAAACAATCATTTTCTGAAGAAACGTTCCGTCAGGATTTGAGCACTCACGGGGACTCCTTACTTGTAATTGCTGA of the Bacillus sp. 1NLA3E genome contains:
- the rsgA gene encoding ribosome small subunit-dependent GTPase A, coding for MPEGKIIKALSGFYYVLGEEGIVQCRGRGVFRKNKVNPLVGDYVVYQAENDREGYILEVKERKNELVRPPISNVDQAILVFSAVEPEFSTTLLDRFLVLIEFNHITPIICITKMDLTDVAQKSSIAQYASDYQKAGYTVILTSSETELGIKELTPFLEGGISVFAGQSGVGKSSLLNVLRPDLDILTNEISTHLGRGKHTTRHVELIKVGNGLVADTPGFSSLEFTDIEAEQLSQCFPEIALEGEKCKYRGCFHLSEPKCAVKAAVLQEQIPEYRFNHYKDFLQEIKERKPRY
- a CDS encoding DAK2 domain-containing protein; the encoded protein is MSINLLDGKRFAEMIIQGSNQLAANSKYVDALNVFPVPDGDTGTNMNLSMTSGAKEVRNNTQEHIGKVGTALSKGLLMGARGNSGVILSQLFRGFSKSIETKLEITGKEFAAALEAGVETAYKAVMKPVEGTILTVAKDSAKKAVQIAKKQDDIIVIMEEVLKEAQASLNRTPDLLPVLKEVGVVDSGGQGLVFVYEGFLAELKGESLPDSPSAQISMVELVSAEHHKSVQSHIHTEDIEFGYCTEFMVKLDNQKQSFSEETFRQDLSTHGDSLLVIADEMLVKVHVHAEYPGEVLSYAQRYGSLVNMKIENMREQHSNIVGHSEPHQEVHAPIKKPEIAEYGIVTVSMGKGIADLFRSIGAHAVIEGGQTMNPSTEDIVKAIKEVNAKKVIILPNNKNIIMAAQQAAEVTDEEVIVIPSKTVPQGMSALLAFNPSSSSEVNKEAMTDALNHVKTGQITFAVRDTSIDGLSIEKNDFMGISDGKIVVKNKDRVKAAEDLLVEMVDEDAEILTIFRGEDATESDVAALSEFIETKYPDVEIEVHNGQQPLYAFIFAIE
- the rpe gene encoding ribulose-phosphate 3-epimerase — protein: MVKIAPSILSADFSKLGEEIKDVEMGGADLIHVDVMDGHFVPNITIGPLIVEAIRPVTKLPLDVHLMIENPDQYIEAFAKAGADYLTVHVEACKHLHRTISYIKSLGVKAGVVLNPATPVEMIQHIIEDVDMVLFMTVNPGFGGQAFIPSVLEKVTHLKEMAEAKNHHLEIEVDGGVNEETAKLCIQAGATVLVAGSAVYNKSDRGKAIAALRG
- the rpmB gene encoding 50S ribosomal protein L28, whose protein sequence is MPRKCVVTGKKTTTGNARSHAMNATKRSWGANLQKVRILVDGKPKRVWVSARALKSGKVERV
- the spoVM gene encoding stage V sporulation protein SpoVM, whose amino-acid sequence is MRFYTIKLPKFIGGLVRVMLGAFKKG
- a CDS encoding Asp23/Gls24 family envelope stress response protein, encoding MSIELKTKYGQIDISNDVVATIAGGAAIDCYGIVGMSSKQQLKDGLTEILRKENFTRGVIVRQEKEEVHIDMYIIVSYGTKISEVAHNVQSKVKYTLDKTVGLSVDSVNIYVQGVRVTNP
- a CDS encoding thiamine diphosphokinase, translated to MIVNIVGGGPAELLPDLRQYDQENCVWVGVDRGVSILLEKGIIPALGFGDFDSVSEDEWREIERKVKGLKKFLPEKDEPDMELALNWGIEQGASEIRIFGGTGGRLDHFLANVQLLLKPIIQASQTVVMIVDQKNQLFLKQEGIHPIHRMPKKKYISFIPITNVENLSLIGFKYPLTNRHIPLGSTLCISNELNKDSGTFSFTKGILLVIRSCD